DNA sequence from the Prolixibacter sp. SD074 genome:
TCATTTCAAATTTCAAACTGAAGAAGCGATCCCGGAACGGATCAGGGTAAGTTACAGTTAGTTCCAATGTGCGTAACCACAATGGGCCACGTCTTTGCAGCGTTTCATTGTACTTCATAATATTTGGTTCAGTTAGCTTCGTTAGTTTTTTAGCAGTGGCAATTTAAACATTTTTTCACAAAATTTAATTTATTCCAAAAAAACTTCCCCTTCAGTGGATCCCCAACGCAAGACCAGGATAAAACACTACAGCAATCAAAATCTCTACTTTCCGTTTTGACCACCGCGAAAAATTCGCTCGTAATCCCCCTGCTCTTTCAATGGATTTTTTAGTTTTGCATACAAAATGAACCTGAACGATAAAATAGTCGACAACTGTATATAAATTCATGGTAATGCATCATGAAAAAGAACCATCAGATGAAAACATTCGGGCAGTTCTGAAATCAAAAAACAAAACCCAACTTAATTTCCCCGGGATGGAAGCCTCAAAAGAACTTTCGGCACGTTGGTATGCTATTTATGTGAAAAGCCGCTCTGAAAAAAAGGTCCTGCAAACACTCACCGAAAAAGGTATCGATGCCTACCTTCCCATTTATAAAAAACTTCGCCAGTGGAGCGACCGGAAAAAACTGGTGGAAATGCCCCTGATGCCCGGCTACGTCTTCGTTCACATTACCTGGAAGGATTATGATCGGGTGCTGCAAACCGACCATGTCGTTTGTTACATTACCTTCGGAGGCAAAGCCGCACCGGTTCGTGACGAAGACATCGAATCGTTGAAACACATGCTCCGGCAGGATAAGGTGAAGGTGGAACTGACACGCGAAGACCTGGCTCCGGGCGAACAGGTCGAGATTCTCTCCGGCCCGTTAGTGGGGATGAAAGGCGAACTGATCCAGATCAAGGGGAAAAACAAAGTAGGCATCCGCATTCAACCAGTTGGATATACTGTCATGGTCGAAGTCCCCATCTCTGAATTGGCCATTATCCGATAACTGTTCATCAAAAATTTTTGCGCGCCCGCCACATCATTTGATACGTTCGGCATCGATTTTTGACCATTCACCACAATTTTAACAATTTCCTTACGTTTCCGATTTTGAGTAGTATTTTTATTCATTATATTTGACCGTCTAATCGTGCCCCGGCAGGATTACAGCAAAAGAACAAAGACTAAAATAGATGAATCGCTGGCACATTGATGGTTAATAACGAACAAGATTTATAGTTCGGTTTTAACCGTGCGCCAAATATTCACCCGGCTCACCCTTACTTTGTGGGACTGAGGAGGCGAAGCTGTGAAAAGAAAGAAGACAGGCACCAGAAGCAAAACTTTCGACTTTTCACTGTTCATTACTAATTACTAATTATAAAGGGTGCCTTTTGCCTTCTTACTTTTTACCTTTTGC
Encoded proteins:
- a CDS encoding UpxY family transcription antiterminator is translated as MHHEKEPSDENIRAVLKSKNKTQLNFPGMEASKELSARWYAIYVKSRSEKKVLQTLTEKGIDAYLPIYKKLRQWSDRKKLVEMPLMPGYVFVHITWKDYDRVLQTDHVVCYITFGGKAAPVRDEDIESLKHMLRQDKVKVELTREDLAPGEQVEILSGPLVGMKGELIQIKGKNKVGIRIQPVGYTVMVEVPISELAIIR